Proteins encoded within one genomic window of Gloeobacter kilaueensis JS1:
- a CDS encoding transposase: MKEQLTDILSTLPPASAPVSAEATRSQWQRWQAQLQVRITLPAVLPPLRMLLVWDNLAGHKTPEMVLWLFAQGVMPLYTPLSGSWLNMAEAVQRILKRRALEGHHPQSWMELMEWLEATAQGWNQQPTPFIWNGRRAERRRRAKLHRCSGSAAGTFRKLQRYHKNGSPSPK; this comes from the coding sequence TTGAAGGAGCAACTGACCGATATTCTCTCTACCCTGCCGCCTGCATCAGCCCCAGTAAGCGCTGAGGCGACTCGCAGCCAATGGCAAAGGTGGCAGGCTCAATTGCAGGTACGCATCACGTTGCCTGCAGTGTTGCCCCCTTTGCGGATGCTGCTGGTTTGGGACAACTTGGCGGGGCACAAGACACCGGAGATGGTGCTGTGGCTGTTCGCCCAGGGGGTGATGCCGCTGTACACGCCGCTATCGGGGAGTTGGCTCAATATGGCGGAGGCAGTCCAACGGATCCTCAAGCGTCGTGCCTTAGAAGGCCATCATCCTCAAAGCTGGATGGAGTTGATGGAGTGGTTGGAGGCGACAGCGCAAGGATGGAATCAGCAGCCGACACCGTTCATCTGGAATGGGAGGCGAGCCGAGCGGCGCAGGCGAGCGAAACTGCATCGTTGCAGTGGCTCAGCGGCAGGCACCTTTCGCAAGCTGCAACGATACCACAAGAATGGCAGCCCTTCACCCAAATGA
- the mobQ gene encoding MobQ family relaxase, translating to MAIYRFSVKIIRRGAGELSAIGAAAYRAGEKLMDMSTGIAADYSRRVGVLHREIIAPDIAPNWALNREELWNMVESFERRSDARLAREVTLSLPAELPASEYVELVNGFVREQFVSRGMIADISIHAPKAEGDKRNFFAQILLTTRPIGPATFAHKKNPAWDKVQLLKTWRRRWAEHINQALEKNGIDQRVDHRAKSAQNSSFSLEIARLFSQMRDVVEKDDYLDVQDKIDILEQIKILTKFSANAEDESIKREARLAIKVLKGTMMDVPRTQQLRTSLMDSILKVNRLLNI from the coding sequence ATGGCTATCTACCGCTTTTCCGTTAAAATTATCCGCCGTGGAGCAGGAGAACTTTCCGCAATAGGTGCTGCGGCATATCGTGCTGGAGAAAAGCTTATGGATATGAGTACTGGCATAGCTGCAGACTATAGCAGGAGAGTTGGAGTGTTACATCGAGAAATTATTGCTCCTGACATTGCTCCTAATTGGGCACTGAATAGAGAGGAGCTGTGGAATATGGTTGAAAGCTTTGAAAGGCGCAGTGATGCTAGACTAGCTCGTGAAGTTACTCTGTCACTACCTGCGGAGCTTCCTGCATCAGAGTACGTAGAGCTTGTAAATGGGTTTGTACGTGAGCAATTTGTGAGTCGTGGAATGATAGCTGACATAAGCATCCACGCACCGAAGGCAGAGGGCGATAAGAGAAATTTTTTCGCACAAATTCTTTTGACAACAAGACCAATTGGACCAGCCACCTTCGCGCACAAAAAAAATCCGGCTTGGGATAAGGTTCAACTTCTGAAAACCTGGCGTAGAAGATGGGCAGAGCATATTAATCAAGCTTTAGAAAAAAATGGTATAGACCAACGAGTAGATCATAGAGCTAAAAGCGCACAAAATAGTAGCTTTAGCTTAGAAATTGCTAGGCTGTTCTCTCAAATGAGAGATGTAGTTGAAAAAGACGATTATCTTGATGTTCAAGATAAAATAGATATATTAGAGCAGATTAAAATTTTGACTAAATTCTCAGCAAATGCTGAAGATGAGTCAATTAAACGAGAAGCTCGGCTCGCTATTAAGGTCTTGAAAGGGACAATGATGGATGTACCTAGAACACAACAGTTACGTACATCATTGATGGATAGTATATTGAAAGTAAATCGGCTTTTAAATATTTGA
- a CDS encoding polysaccharide deacetylase family protein, with protein sequence MFSSPPRKRRNPWVTWSLYGLPALGVAGGLWYLFTAVLPGSRPATTAPPSQVVTTLPPPPVVPPKPAATPKPVAAPTQKTASAPAAPASTLPLRYQGKTFKGGNADFSQKVVALTFDDGPWPVSTKAILDILRQNQIKATFFCLGRSIQNNPELLQAVAGEGHVIGNHTWSHTYNRLSPAAAKAEIENTTLLIEQTAGIRPELFRPPGGKLYTGPAAYAASKKYGIILWNVVSGDDVRSTTPQKEIKNVLDHVKPGAVIIMHDGGGHHPTVAALPQIIAGLKQKGYGFVTVPELMKLQDEALAALIKPRSQINPNQLPANQLPANSAPAPAPAAAPQ encoded by the coding sequence ATGTTTTCGAGTCCACCCAGAAAACGCAGAAATCCGTGGGTAACCTGGTCCCTTTACGGCCTTCCGGCTCTGGGCGTGGCGGGTGGCCTCTGGTATCTCTTTACAGCTGTCCTGCCGGGTAGCAGACCGGCGACGACCGCGCCGCCCTCCCAGGTGGTGACGACGCTGCCACCGCCACCGGTCGTGCCGCCCAAACCGGCGGCGACACCCAAACCGGTTGCCGCCCCAACTCAAAAAACCGCTTCTGCCCCGGCTGCCCCAGCTTCGACACTGCCCCTGCGCTACCAGGGCAAGACCTTCAAAGGCGGCAACGCCGACTTCAGTCAAAAAGTCGTCGCCCTCACCTTCGACGACGGTCCCTGGCCGGTGAGCACGAAGGCGATCCTCGATATCCTCCGCCAAAACCAGATCAAGGCGACCTTCTTCTGTCTGGGCCGCTCGATCCAGAACAATCCGGAGCTGTTGCAGGCGGTGGCAGGCGAGGGCCACGTGATCGGCAACCACACCTGGAGCCACACCTACAACCGGCTCTCCCCCGCCGCTGCAAAGGCGGAGATCGAAAACACCACCTTGCTCATCGAGCAGACCGCCGGTATCCGGCCCGAATTGTTCCGGCCACCGGGGGGCAAGCTCTACACCGGCCCTGCCGCCTACGCCGCCTCTAAAAAATACGGCATCATTCTCTGGAACGTGGTCTCAGGCGACGACGTGCGCAGCACGACGCCCCAAAAAGAGATCAAAAACGTCCTCGATCACGTGAAGCCGGGGGCGGTAATCATCATGCACGACGGTGGCGGCCACCATCCGACCGTCGCGGCTCTGCCGCAGATCATCGCCGGGCTCAAACAAAAAGGCTACGGCTTCGTCACCGTTCCCGAACTGATGAAGCTGCAGGACGAGGCGCTGGCCGCCTTGATTAAGCCGCGCAGCCAGATCAACCCGAACCAGCTCCCGGCCAACCAGCTCCCGGCCAACTCCGCCCCCGCCCCTGCTCCCGCTGCTGCCCCCCAGTAG
- a CDS encoding transglycosylase SLT domain-containing protein produces MAARGGVRAMLDRLRSPRSLLAIAALAALLGAGWLGFGALQAQTGAQSAPVRLQRYREGSAAFGRGDYAAARKQLEGLVYPPLAERLSLLVALSRGEGRRWIAEHPKSNLIPEALAHLSRQGERAALGELLRRYPDHPRSREAIEAALVATPDDRTLIAHLVRYFPESTLAYAMARRWEKLGGLSPIQWQAVAEVYRPVDPTRALQALGRAPMSAESLFARAQVLKRLGRKPEALALLEQLPRLYPTSPLTVDAALERAPLLPVSDALTLLTQSESAHPARGDELLWAQVQTVLKRLKAPDEALPLYRRLIAQYPQSAKAANAAWELAADAAEKGDLTEAQSRARWLIAHHPDDPFAPKAAFWLGKWAERSGATAQARRQFQSVLRQYPQSYYAWRAASRLGLVSGEYNIEALAGAVRWNQPLPPVSGVSLALAELMAIGDLDGAQKQWQAESYHRRLTPPLRLAGAQLAAQSGQYRQSINQSTLTLLASPPGDPRRWQQAYPLFFGPQLQRWSEERKLNPLLVASLIRQESRFEPAIRSRSGAVGLMQLLPSTARWIAQREPGAFDLDKVDDNLRLGTWYLRYTHERFGGSTLLALASYNAGPGNVSRWVQRTPVANPEDFIEQIPFRETRFYVVNIYENYWNYLRLYTDEGRRIAGQLPRSSG; encoded by the coding sequence GTGGCTGCACGCGGCGGGGTGAGGGCAATGCTCGATCGCCTGCGCTCCCCTCGCTCGTTGCTGGCCATCGCTGCGCTGGCGGCTTTGTTGGGAGCAGGCTGGCTCGGTTTTGGCGCTTTGCAGGCCCAGACCGGTGCCCAATCCGCCCCGGTGCGCCTGCAGCGCTACCGCGAGGGTAGTGCAGCCTTCGGGCGCGGCGATTACGCCGCTGCCCGCAAGCAGCTCGAAGGGCTGGTCTATCCGCCCCTGGCCGAACGTCTGTCGCTTTTAGTCGCCCTCAGCCGGGGGGAGGGCCGCCGGTGGATAGCGGAGCATCCCAAGAGCAACCTGATCCCCGAGGCGCTGGCCCATCTGAGCCGCCAGGGAGAGCGCGCCGCCCTGGGCGAACTGTTGCGGCGCTACCCCGACCATCCCCGTAGCCGTGAGGCGATCGAGGCGGCCCTCGTCGCAACACCCGACGATCGCACCTTGATTGCCCATCTGGTGCGCTACTTTCCGGAGAGCACCCTCGCCTACGCCATGGCCCGCCGCTGGGAAAAACTGGGCGGCTTGAGCCCGATCCAGTGGCAGGCGGTGGCGGAGGTCTACCGCCCGGTCGATCCGACGCGGGCTCTTCAAGCCCTCGGGCGCGCTCCGATGAGCGCCGAAAGCCTGTTTGCCCGTGCTCAAGTGCTGAAGCGCCTGGGCCGTAAACCCGAAGCTCTCGCCCTGCTGGAGCAGCTTCCCCGGCTGTATCCCACTTCGCCGCTCACCGTCGATGCGGCCCTCGAGCGCGCCCCACTCCTGCCGGTGAGCGACGCCCTCACCCTCCTTACCCAGAGCGAGAGTGCCCATCCGGCGCGGGGAGATGAATTGCTCTGGGCGCAGGTGCAGACCGTTCTCAAGCGCCTCAAAGCGCCCGACGAGGCACTGCCTCTCTATCGCCGTTTGATTGCCCAGTACCCCCAGAGCGCCAAGGCGGCCAACGCTGCCTGGGAACTGGCGGCGGACGCCGCCGAAAAAGGCGATCTGACTGAAGCCCAATCCCGCGCCCGCTGGCTCATCGCCCACCACCCGGACGACCCATTCGCCCCAAAAGCCGCCTTCTGGCTGGGCAAGTGGGCGGAGCGCTCCGGAGCGACAGCCCAGGCCCGCCGCCAGTTTCAAAGCGTCCTCCGCCAGTATCCCCAGAGTTACTACGCCTGGCGGGCTGCCTCCCGATTGGGCTTGGTAAGCGGCGAATACAACATCGAGGCGCTCGCTGGAGCGGTGCGCTGGAATCAGCCCCTCCCGCCCGTAAGCGGCGTCTCCCTTGCCCTGGCCGAACTGATGGCGATAGGTGACCTCGACGGAGCACAAAAGCAGTGGCAGGCAGAAAGCTACCACCGGCGACTCACCCCCCCGCTGCGGCTGGCAGGTGCCCAACTGGCAGCCCAGAGCGGCCAGTACCGCCAGTCGATCAACCAGTCCACCCTCACTCTTCTCGCCTCGCCCCCCGGCGATCCGCGCCGCTGGCAGCAGGCGTATCCGCTTTTTTTTGGACCGCAACTGCAGCGCTGGTCCGAAGAACGCAAACTCAATCCGCTCCTGGTCGCCTCGCTCATCCGCCAGGAATCGCGCTTCGAGCCTGCAATCCGCTCGCGCTCCGGAGCGGTGGGCCTGATGCAACTGTTGCCCTCTACCGCCCGCTGGATTGCCCAGCGCGAACCCGGTGCCTTCGATTTAGATAAGGTCGATGACAACCTGCGCCTGGGGACGTGGTACCTGCGCTATACCCACGAGCGCTTCGGCGGCAGTACCCTGCTTGCTCTGGCGAGCTACAACGCTGGGCCGGGCAACGTCTCCCGCTGGGTGCAGCGCACGCCGGTGGCCAACCCGGAGGACTTCATCGAGCAGATCCCCTTTCGCGAGACCCGCTTCTATGTCGTCAACATCTACGAGAACTACTGGAACTACCTGCGCCTCTACACCGACGAGGGCCGCCGGATTGCAGGGCAACTGCCCCGCTCGTCCGGTTAA
- a CDS encoding N-acetylmuramoyl-L-alanine amidase, translated as MTIVGGGAPALAAPLRIIYPPAVYRTDSASIFFIGAAPPAGDLRLDGRAVPLNRQGYFAASAPLKPGVNTFYWVYRDKKGTLQSQQQQVTRRVEPPLARDRPVLAVRSPLVDQQVPALAPVCLEAQATPGGRVLAELAGKSLMLSELPPFRPVEDSAAILSGAAGGELVSGIYRGCLAADPAWREQVPRFELRWQGQNLSAQAPAAITTLDPRQIVVVEVVPVEAIVRAGPGAGYARLAPLTQGVRSQVIAQSGDWYRLQGEGWIQKSDLRILPAGTPLPKSAVGSLRTRTSATGSELLIPLETRLPTSVRQEETRLVVSLWGAVAATDLIRFESTDPLIRSVQWEPITPQGMRFYIDLRSSRQWGYQLRYEGNVLVIALRRPPRVSRALAGLTVMLDPGHGGNDTGSTGCSGVQEKTVNLQIALRLRNQLQRAGATVLMTRTGDRTVSLARRVELMRATQPTVYLSLHNNALPDAGDPLRQHGTSVYWYQMQSRNLAEALHRQLIGDLGQPDYGLFWDSLAVIRPTEAPAVLLEFGFMTHPDEYARLLSPAFQERIARSLTRGLTSWLHAAG; from the coding sequence GTGACGATTGTCGGCGGTGGTGCCCCGGCTCTGGCAGCTCCCCTGCGGATCATCTATCCACCGGCGGTCTATCGCACCGACAGCGCGAGCATCTTTTTTATCGGTGCCGCTCCACCGGCGGGCGATCTGCGCCTGGATGGCCGGGCCGTGCCGCTCAACCGCCAGGGCTACTTTGCTGCCAGCGCGCCGCTCAAGCCGGGAGTGAACACTTTTTATTGGGTCTACCGGGACAAAAAAGGAACGCTCCAGAGCCAGCAGCAGCAGGTAACGCGCCGGGTCGAGCCGCCCCTTGCCCGCGACCGGCCCGTCCTTGCGGTCCGATCGCCGCTGGTGGACCAGCAGGTACCCGCCCTTGCGCCGGTCTGTCTGGAGGCCCAGGCCACCCCCGGCGGGCGCGTCCTGGCAGAACTTGCCGGCAAAAGCCTGATGCTGAGCGAATTGCCGCCTTTTCGGCCCGTCGAAGATTCGGCAGCGATCTTGAGCGGCGCGGCTGGGGGGGAGCTGGTTAGCGGCATCTATCGGGGCTGCCTGGCAGCGGACCCGGCCTGGCGGGAGCAGGTGCCGCGCTTCGAGTTGCGCTGGCAGGGCCAGAACCTGAGTGCCCAGGCTCCGGCGGCGATCACCACCCTCGATCCGCGCCAGATCGTCGTCGTCGAGGTCGTCCCCGTCGAAGCGATCGTCAGAGCCGGACCGGGAGCCGGCTACGCTCGCCTCGCACCGCTAACCCAGGGAGTCCGCTCGCAGGTGATAGCCCAGAGCGGCGACTGGTACCGCCTGCAGGGCGAAGGCTGGATCCAAAAAAGCGACCTGCGGATTTTGCCCGCCGGTACGCCGCTGCCCAAAAGTGCGGTCGGTTCGCTGCGCACCCGCACGAGCGCCACCGGCAGCGAACTGTTGATTCCCCTGGAGACGCGATTGCCTACCAGCGTCCGCCAGGAGGAGACCCGCCTGGTGGTGAGCCTCTGGGGAGCGGTGGCGGCCACCGACCTTATCCGCTTTGAGAGCACCGACCCGCTCATCCGCTCGGTGCAGTGGGAGCCCATCACCCCCCAGGGGATGCGCTTTTATATCGACCTGCGCTCCTCGCGGCAGTGGGGCTACCAGTTGCGCTACGAGGGCAACGTGCTGGTGATTGCCCTGCGCCGCCCCCCCAGGGTCTCCCGCGCCCTGGCGGGCCTGACGGTGATGCTCGATCCGGGCCACGGCGGCAACGACACCGGCTCGACCGGCTGCTCGGGGGTGCAAGAAAAAACCGTCAACCTCCAGATCGCCCTGCGGCTGCGCAACCAGTTGCAGCGGGCCGGAGCGACGGTGCTGATGACCCGCACGGGCGATCGGACCGTCTCCCTTGCCCGGCGCGTCGAGCTGATGCGCGCTACCCAGCCGACGGTGTATTTGAGCCTGCACAACAACGCCCTTCCCGATGCCGGCGACCCGCTCCGGCAGCACGGCACCTCGGTCTACTGGTACCAGATGCAGAGCCGCAACCTCGCCGAAGCCCTGCACCGGCAACTGATAGGCGATCTGGGCCAGCCCGACTACGGTCTTTTCTGGGATAGTCTGGCGGTGATCCGCCCGACGGAAGCCCCGGCTGTGTTGCTCGAATTTGGTTTTATGACCCATCCGGACGAGTACGCCCGGCTCTTGAGCCCGGCGTTTCAAGAGCGCATCGCCCGCTCGCTCACGCGCGGCCTGACATCGTGGCTGCACGCGGCGGGGTGA
- the pheA gene encoding prephenate dehydratase, which produces MVVRVAFLGPGGTYTEEAALAFLGEEAERLPHPSIQGTLRAAASGEADCAVVPVENAIEGTVSATLDTLWLYSSLQVRRALVLPVRHCLIGHQKGTAPIRTVYSHPQALAQCQGWLEEHLGAVQRVPTASTSEALRHLGPGSAAIASERAAQLHDLPVLQRQINDHPDNCTRFWLVSEQPFWAGLPSQCTSIAFGLRRNRPGILYEILAIFARAQINLAKIESRPTKKVIGEYLFFADLEGDSRSQTIAAALQEVQTLVAELKILGSYGIERVKAD; this is translated from the coding sequence ATGGTCGTGCGCGTTGCTTTTTTAGGACCGGGTGGCACCTATACCGAGGAGGCGGCCCTCGCCTTTCTGGGCGAGGAGGCCGAGCGGCTGCCCCACCCGAGCATCCAGGGCACCCTGCGCGCCGCCGCCAGCGGCGAGGCCGACTGTGCCGTCGTGCCGGTCGAAAATGCGATCGAAGGCACCGTCAGCGCCACCCTCGATACCCTCTGGCTCTACAGCAGCCTGCAGGTGCGCCGGGCGCTCGTACTGCCGGTGCGCCACTGCCTGATTGGTCACCAGAAGGGCACCGCCCCTATTCGGACCGTCTACTCCCATCCCCAGGCGCTCGCCCAGTGCCAGGGCTGGCTCGAAGAACATCTTGGAGCGGTCCAGCGCGTCCCCACCGCCTCCACCAGCGAGGCCCTGCGCCACCTCGGCCCCGGCAGTGCGGCTATCGCCTCCGAGCGGGCTGCCCAGCTGCACGATCTGCCGGTCCTGCAGCGGCAGATCAACGACCATCCCGACAACTGCACCCGCTTCTGGCTGGTGAGCGAGCAGCCCTTCTGGGCCGGACTGCCATCCCAATGCACTTCGATCGCCTTTGGCCTGCGCCGCAATCGCCCCGGCATCCTCTACGAAATCCTGGCTATCTTTGCCCGAGCCCAGATCAACCTCGCCAAGATCGAATCGCGACCGACCAAGAAGGTGATAGGCGAATATTTATTCTTTGCCGACCTCGAAGGAGACAGCCGTTCTCAGACGATCGCAGCCGCTCTCCAGGAGGTGCAGACACTGGTGGCAGAACTGAAGATTCTCGGCAGCTATGGGATCGAACGGGTCAAGGCGGACTGA
- a CDS encoding NAD(P)/FAD-dependent oxidoreductase, translating to MQTVVIGGGYAGLRTVQTLAAMNLPVTLVEPRREHVLRPRLVAAAAGRLALREVSLPYERLLPAGVRHLQATALQIDPEAATVETDYETLRADRLVIAVGSEGKLNTSGAPRHTLPLYSLEDLERILAHWSRLEDALKRDRCDLNLLRWVIVGGGIVGVELAAELSHLARRWRQRYGGLAEAIQIHLIQRQARLLSDWPEAAGEWALRWLKRHRVIVQTASQVRRVRAEGVVLETSAGTEELASQTVFWTGGIQPVRLEEEPAELRRDQFLRVDSFLRLVDYPHVYAVGDSIRPFNAGLERTFAPNGQLAVRAGELVAANIASEARGGLLSPFVPRIDRIALSLGAFDGLAVVDGQVLTGTAGWTVAQAADLFYFNAVQNPLLARMAPELFSADALPGRM from the coding sequence ATGCAGACAGTGGTGATTGGCGGCGGTTACGCGGGGCTGCGGACGGTCCAGACACTCGCGGCTATGAATCTGCCGGTGACGCTCGTCGAGCCGCGCCGCGAGCACGTATTAAGACCCCGCCTGGTGGCGGCGGCGGCGGGACGGCTGGCTTTGCGGGAGGTGAGTCTTCCGTACGAGCGGCTATTGCCTGCCGGTGTGCGGCACCTGCAGGCAACCGCCCTCCAGATCGATCCGGAGGCAGCGACGGTCGAGACCGACTACGAGACGCTGCGGGCCGATCGCCTGGTGATTGCGGTAGGTTCGGAGGGAAAATTGAACACTTCGGGGGCACCGCGCCACACGCTGCCGCTCTATAGCCTCGAAGATCTCGAGCGGATCCTCGCCCACTGGTCGCGCCTGGAGGACGCCCTCAAGCGCGACCGCTGCGATCTAAATCTGTTGCGCTGGGTGATCGTGGGCGGCGGCATCGTCGGGGTCGAACTGGCGGCGGAGTTGTCGCACCTGGCGCGCCGCTGGCGGCAGCGCTACGGCGGACTGGCCGAGGCGATTCAAATTCACCTCATCCAGCGGCAGGCGCGGCTTTTGAGCGACTGGCCCGAAGCTGCCGGGGAGTGGGCGTTGCGCTGGCTGAAGCGCCATCGGGTGATCGTGCAGACAGCAAGCCAGGTGCGCCGCGTCCGCGCCGAGGGGGTGGTGCTCGAAACGAGCGCGGGCACCGAGGAGCTGGCAAGCCAGACGGTGTTCTGGACCGGCGGCATCCAGCCGGTGCGCCTCGAAGAAGAACCGGCAGAGTTGCGCCGCGACCAGTTTTTGCGGGTCGATTCCTTTTTGCGCCTGGTCGATTATCCGCACGTCTACGCGGTAGGCGACAGCATCCGGCCCTTCAATGCCGGATTGGAGCGCACCTTTGCCCCGAACGGGCAACTGGCCGTGCGCGCCGGAGAACTGGTGGCGGCCAACATCGCGAGCGAAGCGCGGGGCGGGCTTCTCAGTCCCTTTGTCCCCAGGATCGATCGCATCGCCCTCTCCCTCGGTGCCTTCGACGGGCTGGCGGTCGTCGATGGCCAGGTGCTCACCGGTACCGCCGGTTGGACCGTTGCCCAGGCGGCGGATTTGTTTTACTTCAACGCTGTTCAAAATCCGCTTTTGGCGCGCATGGCTCCAGAGCTGTTCAGTGCTGACGCGCTGCCGGGCCGGATGTAA
- a CDS encoding exosortase/archaeosortase family protein — MPSSLISPSLLRLWLPVLCAGVLGVYSLPVLGEWLAAWFSYGTYSALFTYGAVGIPALGYLGWSKAARLGNLTVPPVDRLLGIGFLLGSCTLIGWAASKDVRFAGVFLGVIALCTLVWGLGSLRLLWQELGLLLLAIPFPIVFALTHNPFFQQVTAQGAAFMLWYTGIPAVAAPAHASQIGVYVLKLLDDGHWQAWSGVAVAQECSGTAIGFTFTYLSFLIPALLPVALSRRLLLATLAPVLAIFCNTARVAFLVYLQAYSGRDAFLFWHAADGRLIYSFATLLLFGLLALWIVRPAFERPPAGTSAAPLTTAYRPPAEKG; from the coding sequence ATGCCGTCCTCCCTCATCTCCCCATCACTGCTGCGGCTCTGGCTGCCGGTGCTCTGTGCGGGCGTGCTGGGGGTGTATTCTTTGCCGGTGCTGGGGGAGTGGCTGGCAGCCTGGTTCAGCTACGGCACCTACAGCGCCCTGTTTACCTACGGAGCGGTCGGTATACCGGCCCTTGGTTATCTTGGCTGGAGCAAGGCGGCCCGGTTGGGCAATCTGACTGTGCCACCCGTGGACCGGTTGCTCGGCATCGGGTTTCTGCTGGGCAGTTGCACCCTGATTGGTTGGGCTGCCTCGAAGGATGTCCGCTTTGCCGGTGTCTTTCTGGGGGTGATTGCTCTTTGCACCCTGGTGTGGGGGTTGGGCTCGCTGCGGCTTTTGTGGCAGGAGCTGGGGCTGTTGCTGCTTGCGATTCCCTTCCCGATCGTCTTTGCCCTCACCCACAACCCGTTCTTTCAGCAGGTCACCGCCCAGGGAGCCGCCTTTATGCTCTGGTACACCGGCATCCCCGCCGTTGCCGCTCCCGCCCACGCTTCCCAGATCGGCGTCTACGTGCTGAAGTTGCTCGACGATGGCCACTGGCAAGCCTGGAGCGGCGTCGCCGTTGCCCAGGAATGTTCCGGCACGGCAATCGGCTTTACGTTCACCTACTTGAGCTTTTTGATCCCGGCTCTGCTGCCTGTCGCTTTATCCCGCAGGCTGCTGCTGGCAACCCTCGCCCCGGTCCTTGCCATCTTCTGCAACACCGCCAGGGTCGCCTTTCTGGTCTATCTCCAGGCGTACAGTGGCCGTGACGCCTTTTTGTTCTGGCACGCCGCCGACGGTCGGCTCATCTATTCTTTTGCGACCCTGCTATTGTTTGGCCTGCTGGCTCTGTGGATTGTCCGGCCCGCTTTTGAGCGTCCGCCTGCGGGCACCTCTGCTGCCCCACTGACCACCGCCTACCGCCCTCCGGCAGAAAAAGGCTGA
- a CDS encoding DUF1997 domain-containing protein: MPSTLSLKDTRQGDVRLQTPLPPLVTYLRGPDHWVPVGFRPLKVQRTGAGHFDLQLPEFGALGFQLAPRMVLQLIEDDECRYRLLSVPSPASDYQTDFSGLFQLTPRPPAVDVFWEARFAIQLTLPGFLGMFPQPVVQSAAQTAVSAMSASVCQNLVHNICCDYRSRHPGA, encoded by the coding sequence ATGCCATCGACGCTCTCGCTCAAGGACACCCGCCAGGGTGACGTTCGTCTGCAGACCCCGCTGCCCCCTCTAGTCACCTACCTGCGCGGCCCTGATCACTGGGTACCGGTCGGTTTTCGCCCTCTTAAAGTGCAGCGCACCGGGGCCGGTCACTTCGATCTGCAGCTTCCCGAATTCGGCGCTCTCGGTTTTCAACTCGCCCCCCGGATGGTGCTCCAACTCATCGAAGACGACGAGTGCCGCTACCGGCTGCTTTCGGTCCCCTCGCCCGCGTCAGATTACCAGACCGACTTTAGCGGTCTTTTTCAGCTCACACCCCGCCCCCCGGCGGTCGATGTCTTCTGGGAGGCGCGCTTTGCGATTCAATTGACCCTGCCGGGCTTTCTGGGCATGTTTCCCCAGCCGGTGGTCCAATCTGCCGCCCAGACAGCGGTGAGTGCGATGAGCGCCTCCGTCTGCCAGAATCTGGTCCACAATATCTGCTGCGACTATCGCTCGCGCCACCCCGGCGCTTAG